In Festucalex cinctus isolate MCC-2025b chromosome 21, RoL_Fcin_1.0, whole genome shotgun sequence, one genomic interval encodes:
- the LOC144010933 gene encoding uncharacterized protein LOC144010933, with the protein MTCWVSSGALLLVVMAGAALCYPFRQDVGPRSVPSSHFRPRTLLSQASAQEFTPQLSVAGARPRAMKEDPSQADFAGVWAYGNEQPAASGAKHFPNMVLGEQPDLSVGVAESEVSGFLPPGQSSFVPIAPPPPPPPQQEFQPGELFRLEKTFEHGDYESEHETQGVPQQPRPLPIPLDGPTPDSVAPFPPDFFPPPISRRYVPYPFDYRFLTGQYPPGTATHFSSSFERGRNYNQDVHYEKYEEEEPVWPWAYSAGPPQNPGRGASDEGASTRASAATSGYYFPYNQPGEVQLPPRYYFPYNQPGEVQLPPRYYSTYNHAGQVKHQHPHYPKRVVR; encoded by the exons ATGACCTGTTGGGTGTCTTCTGG GGCTTTGCTCCTTGTTGTGATGGCGGGTGCTGCTCTCTGCTATCCATTTAggcaag ATGTTGGCCCCAGGTCTGTTCCCAGCAGTCACTTCAGACCCCGAACTCTGTTGAGCCAAGCGTCAGCGCAAGAATTCACGCCTCAACTGTCAGTTGCTGGGGCAAGGCCACGAGCTATGAAAGAGGACCCTAGTCAGGCTGATTTTGCCGGTGTTTGGGCTTATG GTAATGAGCAACCAGCTGCAAGTGGTGCTAAACATTTTCCCAACATGGTCTTGGGTGAACAACCTGACTTGTCAGTTGGTGTCGCCGAGTCAGAAGTCTCTGGTTTTCTTCCACCTGGTCAGTCTAGTTTTGTCCCAAttgcccctcctcctcccccacccccacaacAAGAGTTCCAACCTGGTGAGCTGTTCCGCCTGGAGAAAACCTTTGAGCATGGAGACTACGAATCGGAGCATGAAACCCAAGGTGTCCCACAACAACCCCGTCCCCTACCGATTCCTTTGGATGGCCCGACACCTGACAGTGTAGCGCCTTTCCCTCCTGACTTCTTCCCACCACCCATTAGCAGACGTTATGTGCCTTATCCTTTCGACTACCGTTTCTTGACGGGCCAATATCCTCCTGGCACGGCAACTCACTTCAGCAGCAGCTTCGAGCGCGGTCGCAACTACAACCAGGACGTTCACTATGAAAAGTATGAGGAAGAGGAGCCCGTCTGGCCCTGGGCCTACTCTGCTGGACCACCCCAGAACCCTGGACGGGGTGCTAGTGATGAGGGCGCCTCAACTCGAGCTTCAGCCGCCACCTCTGGCTACTACTTTCCTTACAACCAGCCAGGTGAAGTTCAGCTACCTCCTCGCTACTACTTTCCTTACAACCAGCCAGGTGAAGTTCAGCTACCTCCTCGCTACTACAGTACTTACAACCATGCTGGTCAAGTCAAACACCAACATCCCCATTACCCAAAACGG gTTGTACGCTAA